A segment of the Coffea arabica cultivar ET-39 chromosome 8c, Coffea Arabica ET-39 HiFi, whole genome shotgun sequence genome:
AGCAAATGACCACGATTCAGCCCATTTATGTAGGGTCAAGAGTGTGGACGAGGTAGAGAATTGTTGCTGATAATGGGCTGGGGAAGGTGAATACATGTTCAACTCGGGCGAATTACATAAGTTTTCCGTGGTCTAAGGATTCGAAAACTATTGCTTGTCCAGTGGGCCTTTAGAATTTATGAATCGTGCCACAAGGAGAAGGAACTAGgaaggaaatattcaaatatgaaacaattttttttaaaaaaaaaaaaaaaaaaaacaaaaggccGTTTGTTATCCTATTTAAAAGGCACAATCTTGGACAGCCAAGCTCTTTTAGTTAAAGACGGTACGATAATAAACTGAATTTGACATTTCCATTCAAAAACTTGCATCGACTTTTCTTTGTAAAAGCCAAGAGAAGGAATATGATAATCATAGGAAACGTGTAGGTAGTATAGGCTAGATGAAGTTTTATTTACAGATTCCTAAACTAACCAAGAAATCAGACTAATTTCTCACCAAATTAAAAGTTGCCCTACCATAGCCTGTATTACCAAAAACTGCCTCTTTTTACATACTTCTAGTACTACTTtaaaaaggggaaaatttttgaaaaaaaaaaaacaaaaggaaaaaccgTACTAGTATTGCAAGCCACTACTGAGTTCAACTCTTCACTTGAGTATCCAAGGACCTCATGAGTCATCGTGACCAACAGGACAAGGCTAGCTGGTGGCTCTACTCTTCTTTGTCAACAGCACTCTTCTTAAGTAAGCAAGGACTTGATTTAGTGGCAGCAGAAGAAACCAAGCTAACACGATTAACTGGAATTTGCACGAGCTCACTAGCCACGTCCTTGTATTCGAGAACGCCTCCTTCTTTGCATTTGGAAAGCAGCCGAGCAGCTTCTTCCTTGGTCATCAGTATCTTCAACTTGAGACCTGCTTTATTCTCATTACCGGCAGCAGAAGTGGTGTTCTTCATATCGAAATTCTTTTCGCCTGCCACTTGGTTTTGAACCAATGGTTTTGTTTCAAAGcttacctttttctttggcttgcTTTGTGATGGCTTCTTAGTATCCAACTCATCTCTATATATCACAACCTTGTTTGTTTTCCTGGAGTCGAATGGCACCTTTCCATTGATCAAAGAGCGCAAGGAGCTGAACATTTTTCTGCTCAGAAATATATATGTCTTCTGTGTGTGTTTGTGAGGGAAATAGGTGGTGATTCTATTGACTCTTGATGGGGGGTTGATGAAGCTGTATGCAGGACCAAgactacatatatatatacacacacacacacacacacacatgtataTGATCGAGCAGAGATGAAGGTAAAGTTGGAGATGTCTACATTTGATTGGGGGCATACATGGAAAGCTTTAGACCGTCAATTGCCCGTCGGCTTATCCTCTTAAAAGTCTTGCACTTCTGTTTCAGTCAATCGAGCAACGTATCAACTTGGTGAAAAAGAAAGTGCATGGACTTTGTAGACCGCTAGGGGCATAGATGATGGAACACGCTCAATGCACGTACAATTTAGAAATAATTTCTTTCCTTGTCTAAACTTATTTTACATAGAACTTTTATAATTAAACATAACTTtgatcttttaaatttttttctttaaaaacatTAATTATGTTGACATGTTGACGAGTATTTACATTGGAAAGGTATGCTTTGGCAGTTACGATAAGATTAGAGATTATGGTCAGGATAAAATTTATGTTCTGCGAGAGTAAAAATCCAAGctaaaaaattgacaaaaaaatgtCTACAGCAAAATTTAAGACTCTCATTTTATTTATACCAGTGATCGACACACACTTGATGTGTATgtaagtgataaaaaaaaaatcttttgttgAATTAATGAATGTAGAATCATTATTTGACAACAAAATCTAGTAAtagtaaattaaaaaaagataatacaaaaaaatcataaaattcaaaccaaaaattaaatcaagCAATTATCTGTGAGCATGTTATGTTGAAGTGATATATGTGTATTTCATTGGTTATGTGATACTAGCGATTGAGTTAAAGTGAGTTAGTGATGAGAAGTTAtttgaaggagaaaaagaaaatctaaaaaGTGACAACTGATGATTTacataaaatcatcttctcccgctatatatatatatatatatatatatatatatatatatatatatatttcatagACAGAAAGAACATATGCACTCAATTAGTTTAGAATGCTCAAAAAGTCATCGCCAAATTGAGTTAGAGACTAATATAAGGGGACCCACAAACCAAAACCATCCAGTGAATtggtaatatatatatagacgAGAGGAAGTTTGTAgtcaatttgaaaatttttcttcttaccTTGTCACAAACACAAGATAGTTTGAATTCTCTCGAGTCTCTCCCTATGTGTAGAAAAAAGTGTACggataatgaaaaaaaaaaatgtagaccCGTCAATGGATTTTTAATATAAGTCACAAGACACACACGGAAAGAAATTGggaaataaatggtttaaaggTTAATTATTCTGTTATTATCCAGAAGTAGAATTTGGACTTGGTCATGTTTACATTGATTCCTGCCGTACGAAACTCAAATTACACGAAAAGAAGAGACTAGTTTCAATCACAGTGATTGGCACTTCAATTATTACCTCGTGGGACGGACAAACTCCTAGAATTAACCAACACTTCTAATTGTTTAACAACAAGTAAAGCGTGTATTAACTAAAATAACTCGTGACAGTCATATATTTAAAGGTCCAGAtcggattgctattttttcgagtttttataaaacaaaatatattataatgatttaatatatgtgaaataaaaaatgattgaaaaattgaCAGTACATACAccattaaaattttaatatattttttattaattttattttttgaaataaatatatttataaatttatataaatatatttatatatttacataaatatatatgtaaatataattataaatatattttaaacaaaatatttatatttatatataaatatatatatttatttttttgtctatgtattttattaattttataagtatatatatttattttaaacaaaatataaatattaatttttgtattaatatttatatataaatatatatttattaaacaaaatatattttttgtatataatatttatatattaatatattttttgtatatttggagttgtttttgatatattgtttggatatggtgttttttgagttgtttttgtttgtatatTACTATAGCATTGTAGATGAAAAACAAGTATTTCAAAAACTCTcaaatccaaacggagccatgATCATTGTATGCataacacataagtaaaatGTAAATTTAAACTCAGATTAGTTATTATATATCTAACAATAATAGTATATACACCAttaatgtatataatattaatcctATATTTAATTATACAATTTTGTCAGTGgagaaaatatatataaaaccaAATGGTGATCCATTAATTTGTACAATTCTGCTCTTATATGGCTTGTGGAATGGTAAAAAATATCGAGTCCAGTCCAAAGTACTAGTTTTAGCATATAACTAACTAGAACCTGTTCTAGAAAACAACGTCATACTACGCCAGTGCTAGTAGCAAAGCTATTTAGATTAATTACTGCTACGAAACAATAGTATTATCTTTTGACCAGGAAAAAAATACTTAGGAAAGTTGAATACTTCGATTAGGAAGTTTGATAGTAGAAGTATTTTCCATTTTGTCCATTAAGACCGAGTTTAGCACTTTTTACACTTTTTCCTAACCCTGGGGCATGACCAAGTAAACCGTAGACCCATTTATCAAATTTGGGTGGCGAATTCCCTTTCCGTAGGAATTGATCGATGACGATGCGTCTAGCTTTCGTGAAAGAGGTCATTCTCGAGTGCGTTTTGGGGTTGAATTGGTCCAGGCTCACAGCCTGGTCAATCTCTGTCTCCGTCACATGTCATAGGATGCTCTCCCAATGCTATTCACCACTGTTGGCCCGCAGTTCAGAGCCACTTTTTGGCCCAAATATTTCAGCCACTGTTCTAAGCTGTAATGTTGTAGTAATCTGCAATTTTACTTGGGataatttttctaattatttcATTGGCTGCCCtttagattttaaaaattaaaaattaacatTTCTTAAGgttaattatctcataacattTAGGTCCaatcaataattaaaaaattgataTTAGGATAGAGAAGATAACATGGTTCTATCATTGCCTCTTATATATGTtacattatttaattaatttaataccaAATTTTAACATCATAAAATATTCTTGTCAATATATTAAGATTAGTTCCTTGAGATTTTTATGGTATTAAAATTCACTCCTTATAATATTTtgattgcaaattttttttattatttgttgttgATCATCTTTAACAATGGGCTCGTAACTGAAAAGTAATTTGGATCTTATATTAAGTAAAATATTTAgaatgatatactatttttAATACCATATGTGATTTAAAACCCTGATAATAAATAGTAAATCCTAGTGCTTTCTGTAATATTTGGGCCTGtattagattaattaaataatttagtaGATGAGAGgtattggtaaaattatattatttcttTCTTATAATATCattttttaattgttaattggaTCTAGATGttacaaaataataaattttaataGAGGTTAATGTAATTTTCAAATCTAGAGAAATGCTAGTGAAATAGTTAGAAACCTCTAAAggagtttctaaaattatcccattTTCTTTGTTATGACCTTCTGTTCACTATTAACCTCTTGCTTTTTGGTTATTTGGATTATTTAGAAGGTacttaaatttataattaattttaatatttaaatgTATTTACAATTAGTGTAATCAATTCAATATTTTCGCACAATACTTTAAAGCAATTTGACCCGATTGCCAAACCAATAAAAGACCCACGAACCCGTTTAGAATGGTAGACAACTCATCGGTCCGTGTATTAATTGTCTTTTTCGTTTTtgtatccctttttttttaaatcctaataaaagaattccttttattttggccgataaaaaaataaaaaaggaaaaaggtttccattcttctttttcttgtctAAAATCTTTTATTCTTCCTTCGCCACCTTGTTGTGATTGGGTCAGCTGAGTTGAATTCTGATCCAGAGAATTCCAAATTCAATTGGGAGAAAAACCGAGCAAGATGGGCGGCGCAGCACACGCTCTGAAGAGGATCCCACGAATCAAATTCCCCCAGAGGCATCCTAAACCTCCCGGGGGTATGTTCATGCCCTTCCTGACTTGcgtaattttgtttcaaaatgggaaaaaaaataccACGTAATGTTGATTGctttgtttcctttctttttagaaaatattGCTTTGTTTCTGCATTAGCAATAATGGTTGAGCTGTTTCGAATATCTGCACCGGAATCGGAATTTGTGACCCCAGGGATGCAATTATGGTAGATGTTATAGCATGGATGGTAGCCTTATTTTGTTATAAGGGAAGAAGTCCTTTTTTGCAGGTGCTTTCTGGGATTTTGGAGTAGTTTGGCATTAGGGTATTATGGGCGCTGTGGAAATTCTTATCTTTATTCTGTATTAGAGCATAATTTGGCCAAAATGAAGAAAGATGCAGCTGAATGTTAGTTCTGGATTTAGAAACTGAGCATTTAGAAGACTAGGTTTTGGTAGAAATGCTAGTTCGGATCATGCTGAAGTTTCTAACTCGTTCAATCCGTACACTTTACGCTGAAGTGAGAAACTCTTTTTCTTTGTATATGCTACTTTTGTTGAGATACAATGCGCTTCAAATATGGTTTAAACGTTAGGTAAAAGGCTGGTTGACCTGAAGAAACTCAGGCTGTGTGTGGAAGCGCCCATTTGAGAAATTTACCTCAGTTGTGCTTCTGTTCTGCTGTCCAAACTGCAATAATGTTCTACTGTAGATATGTTGGTAAGATGTACCCTATATACCTGTGAAGGTTTAGAATCTGAAGAGAATCATATATATTGCCATGTTATTTCCAGTCTCATAAGGATCCAAACTGCATGAGCATTTTCCGCCAGATAACCTCGTTGAACTGATGCTGTCTAGGTCCACAGTGGAGATAACTTTTCTATTTGCTGATTCCTACCTGACTGCCTCACTTTAGTCTACCTGCTCCCATTGCATTGTATCATTAGTTAACTGCTTGTTCTGTTCTATTTCTATTAAGGAGTTTCACTATGTGGTCTGTTTCTGTGATCCCTCAGTCTCTACTGGGCCGTTTGAATATCCTGTTCAATATCTTGCTTTCCTCgtaaaatgaggaagaaaataGAAGCCCATCTTGGGTCCTATTGATTTCTGGAATGAAGTTTATACTGCAGTGAGCATCTAGTTTCAACTCGAATCATTTATTATTTGATGGATTCTGAATTAAACAACAAGACTACTGTTCTGCAGCTACCTCGTCCCAGGCTCAAACAACATCTGCATCTGGAGATGCTTCTCGGCCATTTTTTCCAAGGCCTCCTAGCACGACTCCTGGAGGAAAGGCCTCTGACCAGCCCAGAAGAACTCCAGTGTCACAAGAGGAGATTGAGGCTATCTTGGTATGAAATGTTTCCTATAGTGGTGTCATGCTAAATTTATTCCTTCAATTCCCTACCTGCTTAAAGCACTTTCTGCTTTTACTGAATCCTTAGACTAATTCACTGCCAATCTCCATCTCATGCATCCCCTAGCTCCTTCTTGAGTAAAGCTATCAAGATATTGGTTCTTAGATTTTAAGGATTGGAACGTGGGTTTTCGACGGTGAAAGCAAACTTTAATGTGGGAACActcttaaaaaagaaaatattggcAGATCATTTGAAATTCTAAGAGATAATTAGCAAATGAGAATCAGCTTTTAGATAAAATTGAAGTAGTTTGTGAATGCTTAGATGTTTGCTGAAGCTGCATACTTCATTTGGGAAGAATGTGAATGATGTTTAGGATATGCATATTCAGCTTTTATCTTAAAATCAGACACCTGTTGCAACTATTTTACAATATTAGTTGCTGGTCATTGGACCAAGAGTGGTGTCCACCATTTGAGCTCCTTTTGTTGTCCTTCCTTCACATTTGATACTTCTGTGTCTGAGAATATTTGTTGATGAATTTAAATTCAACTCTGAGAAGTGTATTTTCCTTGTCGTGCTCTTCGAACTCTTGGTATATGAAGGCTTTTCTAGTAATGAACCAATCATGCAGCATCTAGGTAAAAGAGGCCTAATACTTGAGCCCAGCTTTGATCATCTACATATACTCCATTGGCGGAGTGCTGTCCAGATGGACGGCATTAATGACTTTCTAAAACGAGATTGTGTTTGCCCTCCATTGTACTAATAGTGTAGCTTGTCTTCTAACTGTTACTTCATAATCTTTATATTGTCATATTCTTGTTGGCAGTTGGGTGGCACTTTGTGAAGGAACACAATTCGAGAGTATAGTTCACGAACATTTTGGCTTTCTCAGACATGTACCCATGtgttcagggcaattggacacAACTTTGAAGATTACTGACTATGAtctacttatttttgtttgactCTCTATAATTTTTGAAGATTTGAGACTATAATCGTCTTGTCGTTTTGGGGTGTCATGGAGGTTTTCATGATATTGTCCTTTCTGGTCCTTTTATACCCCGATGGCGCTTGTAGAGGCTTCAAAGCTTAACAATTTCCTTAAAGAAATTTGGTTTAGATGTTTCAAGAGTTCATTCTGAATTAGATATTTAAAGCTGAAATAAGTGAATTCGAACGTCCAAGAATGAGGCCAGCTGCGGCTATGGAAAAATCAACTTAATATCCTACTACTCGAATACAGGCAAAAATACTAGGTTACGAGTTACATGATTTGAACGGGCACAGCTACGTAGTGACGAAATCCACACGCCAAAAACCAGTACAAAATGGTTGCAAACCCCCGAGATTTACAATGCTAATCCATACatagaagaagaaatgcaggAGACAATTGAGTCGTTAATTCCTGTCTAACAGGGTCTCGAGGATGGCAGACCTAGGATTAACCATTGGCGGTCCCTTCTCACGACGCTCAAGCTCTTCAAGCCTGAAAGTTATCAATCTATCCCAGTTCCCACCTTCAAACAGAACACCAGCTTTGCCATCAGTAATCCTCTGGACGATTCCACAATACATGTGATACGGATTGCTAGGGTTCTTGACAATGACAATCATTCCCGGCAATAAAATCGGCAGTTGTGGCGGTTTTTGCTTCTTGACAAAGTTTTGATTAAATGCTAGAAATGCTGATGCTTCAGCCTGTGACTTTTTGGGAGGTGGATTCTGTTCAATGAACTTCTGGAGACCCTTTTCCCCTCCCGGAAATCCACCGGTCAAGCCTTGTAACTCCTTTTCAAATCCATCTTCTGGAACGCTTTCAACTGCTGAGACTTGtggtttttcttcattttcggTGGTTTTTGATGGTTCTAGCGAGACGGTcttctttagttcttcttgaaGGCCTGCTTCTCCGTTGCAAAGACCTCTACCTCCCAAGATCTCAGAAAGATTGAATTTGGCATTTGGGCTAAACTGAATGGTTGATGCTCGTTTTGGGGTGGGATTAGAGGAGGTTTTATGAGTGAAACTGGTATGGCCAAGAAAACTAGAGTTGTGAAGCAGGGGGCACTGAAGGAATGATGAAGCCATTACCCTGCCAAATTTTGCAGCGAGGGATGAGGATCCGAGGATGGATGAAAATCAGCAACAAGGTTACAGTTATTTCATCCCAGTCATTCTGTTCTGGCCACATATCTCTTTGCAATGACGGTCCTATCTTTGACAATGGAGTCACCAATGTATCAGGCTGTGGGAGGAGTCGGGAGTGTTCGACAGCTAACGAGTTGATGTTGTATTAAGGCCACGAGTGAACTTGGGTTGTAGTGAACTTGGGTTGTGTATTAAGGCCCAGTGATGTTGTAGCTGTTAAGTGCAAGGTCCAAAACAAAAACCGCCTGGGCGTAAGCAAGCAGATCTGTGTTTGCCTATGGACTTGGGCGATGCCTGGTCCCAAGTTCCATATTGCAACCTCAGTGATGCCTAGCTGCATCAGCAGGAGATTGGACCCATCACTGGACATGTAGGATAATTAGTTTGGGTTAATCTTGGATGATGCctatttttaatttaaattatatatatatatgatatgcATCAAAATCGTTACAGCCTAGTTCTAAGGTGCTGGTACCTTTACGGTTAGCCATCGCATAAAAGCTTTATTACCATTTTTAACCGACATTATTTGCACACATTACATATATATAGCTTCGACACAATTAAGGCATTTATATTAACTTTTCCAAATCCCAAGCGTTGACAATCTTATGGTTTGGTGCTCAGACTTGTGTTAAGATCATGT
Coding sequences within it:
- the LOC140013681 gene encoding uncharacterized protein codes for the protein MGGAAHALKRIPRIKFPQRHPKPPGATSSQAQTTSASGDASRPFFPRPPSTTPGGKASDQPRRTPVSQEEIEAILLGGTL
- the LOC113707293 gene encoding NAD(P)H-quinone oxidoreductase subunit S, chloroplastic-like — protein: MASSFLQCPLLHNSSFLGHTSFTHKTSSNPTPKRASTIQFSPNAKFNLSEILGGRGLCNGEAGLQEELKKTVSLEPSKTTENEEKPQVSAVESVPEDGFEKELQGLTGGFPGGEKGLQKFIEQNPPPKKSQAEASAFLAFNQNFVKKQKPPQLPILLPGMIVIVKNPSNPYHMYCGIVQRITDGKAGVLFEGGNWDRLITFRLEELERREKGPPMVNPRSAILETLLDRN